One window of the Terriglobales bacterium genome contains the following:
- the rbsK gene encoding ribokinase produces MKPIVVVGSINMDLVTHVDRIPRPGETVTGTSFQIHSGGKGANQAVAIAKLGYPCILLGAVGEDVFGQNLLRTLSAYNVDITNVREVPGSSGTATIIVDSNAENCIVVTPGSNAQVTEEYVTRHEHLIRSAGIVLLQLEIPIATIEWVVRCCAENGIPVMLDPAPARALSRDVLRNLDWFTPNETEAEFYAPQTKSPSEAIEQLFAIGPRNVILKRGSQGAIVADAEGKCFHAEAFEVTAIDTTAAGDAFNGAFAVAMMRGLPFPECARFAAAAAAIAVTRCGAQPSLPTNAEVVAFMDRTTQLPAV; encoded by the coding sequence ATGAAGCCAATCGTAGTGGTGGGAAGCATCAATATGGATCTGGTCACCCATGTGGACCGTATTCCCAGGCCAGGGGAAACAGTTACTGGGACATCGTTCCAGATTCATTCGGGAGGCAAAGGTGCAAATCAGGCGGTAGCTATCGCCAAACTCGGCTATCCCTGCATTTTGCTCGGTGCGGTCGGAGAGGACGTCTTCGGCCAGAACCTTCTCCGCACTTTGTCGGCCTATAACGTGGACATCACCAATGTACGCGAGGTACCCGGGTCCAGCGGAACAGCAACTATCATCGTAGATTCCAATGCGGAAAACTGCATCGTAGTAACACCTGGATCAAACGCGCAGGTGACGGAGGAGTACGTCACCCGGCACGAACATCTGATCCGCAGTGCGGGTATCGTTTTGTTGCAGTTGGAGATTCCCATTGCGACGATTGAGTGGGTTGTGCGTTGCTGCGCCGAGAACGGAATTCCCGTCATGCTCGACCCTGCCCCGGCGCGTGCTCTAAGTAGAGATGTGCTGAGGAATCTTGATTGGTTCACGCCGAACGAAACGGAAGCCGAGTTTTACGCACCACAAACCAAATCCCCGAGTGAAGCAATCGAACAGTTGTTTGCTATAGGACCACGAAACGTGATCCTGAAGCGAGGTTCCCAAGGTGCGATTGTCGCCGATGCGGAAGGCAAGTGTTTTCATGCCGAGGCGTTTGAGGTCACGGCCATTGATACCACTGCTGCCGGTGACGCGTTCAACGGGGCATTTGCCGTCGCCATGATGCGAGGCTTGCCTTTCCCTGAATGTGCTCGATTCGCAGCCGCGGCCGCTGCCATTGCGGTTACGCGCTGTGGGGCACAACCTTCCTTACCCACGAATGCCGAGGTTGTCGCATTCATGGACCGAACGACTCAGTTACCTGCCGTCTAG
- a CDS encoding sialidase family protein — MEFRRFYFLFVLLVLGLAISSDAAENSSNAAQGPTLVATLKGHPVFGVLPDGRLAAFSLTTLGKNQVVEMQVSTDNSRTWTNPAIVLSLSTDTGRWGGPEILVDREGEIHLIFLNDANTGIYKGGEASGRPNLTKKRLDIWHAKSTAGRTKWLSPKKIWEGYTGSLNSIIQTKKGRIVLPFSYKSDRTWRNRGEGPETFTYMGDYDSTALYSDDGGKTWTLSPDKLKVVTPDIRGAYGAVEPVVLELKDGRVWMLIRSQMGRFYESFSDDGARWSKPAPTSIVSSDSPAGLVRLKDGRILLLWNQCLRYPYAYGGRQVLHGAISEDEGDTWRGIREVMRDPQRDLPPPPGGDFGTAYPFPRLLKDGNVLFTSGQGGGRRATYVLDPEWLTQPAQQTDFSDGLDDWSTYGVKGVELKDASQQPKAKVLRIAKLDSNWEAGAVWNFPAGRSGRLDIVFGVEPGFHSLNLGLTDHYSTPFDEEDRFYNLFNLPIGPNNLINSAKLQVGRRYRLTMKWNTNNRACELLLDGKNIGSLSQTRVTPTGINYLRLRSTSSQPDAGGLLLYEVSANLLSD, encoded by the coding sequence ATGGAATTTCGTCGCTTCTATTTCCTGTTCGTTCTGCTAGTTCTGGGCCTCGCCATTTCCTCTGATGCCGCAGAAAACTCGTCGAATGCAGCGCAAGGACCCACTCTCGTTGCGACGCTCAAGGGGCACCCGGTTTTCGGCGTGTTGCCCGATGGAAGACTCGCAGCATTCTCTCTGACCACACTAGGCAAGAATCAGGTTGTCGAAATGCAGGTTTCTACCGACAATTCTCGTACATGGACGAATCCCGCAATAGTTCTCTCACTCTCGACAGATACGGGACGTTGGGGCGGACCGGAGATTCTCGTAGATCGCGAAGGCGAAATCCACCTCATCTTCCTCAATGATGCGAACACAGGTATTTACAAGGGTGGTGAAGCGAGCGGCCGCCCGAACCTGACGAAGAAACGCTTAGATATCTGGCATGCGAAATCCACTGCTGGGCGTACCAAATGGCTGTCACCTAAGAAGATCTGGGAAGGCTACACAGGATCTCTCAACTCGATAATTCAGACGAAAAAAGGCCGTATTGTATTGCCGTTTTCCTATAAGAGCGACCGAACGTGGCGCAATCGTGGAGAGGGTCCTGAGACGTTCACCTACATGGGTGATTATGATTCTACGGCTCTCTACTCGGATGACGGCGGAAAAACGTGGACGTTATCTCCCGACAAATTGAAAGTCGTGACACCAGATATACGAGGAGCTTACGGAGCCGTAGAACCTGTCGTATTGGAACTCAAGGACGGCCGCGTTTGGATGCTCATTCGCAGCCAGATGGGTCGGTTCTACGAATCCTTTTCTGATGATGGCGCACGGTGGTCGAAGCCAGCTCCAACCTCTATCGTTTCGTCGGATTCCCCCGCCGGATTGGTAAGACTCAAAGACGGACGCATCCTCCTCCTTTGGAATCAGTGTTTACGCTATCCCTACGCGTATGGCGGACGCCAGGTGCTCCACGGAGCCATATCGGAAGATGAAGGTGATACATGGCGTGGAATCCGTGAAGTGATGCGAGATCCGCAGCGCGACCTTCCGCCGCCGCCCGGAGGTGATTTCGGCACGGCGTATCCATTTCCGAGGCTCCTCAAGGACGGGAACGTTCTCTTTACATCCGGCCAAGGTGGAGGACGTCGCGCGACGTATGTGCTCGATCCCGAATGGCTAACCCAGCCGGCACAACAGACCGACTTTTCTGACGGCCTCGATGACTGGTCGACCTATGGCGTAAAAGGGGTTGAACTTAAGGATGCTTCTCAACAGCCAAAAGCCAAAGTTCTTCGTATTGCCAAACTGGATAGCAATTGGGAGGCGGGCGCCGTCTGGAATTTCCCGGCAGGGCGGAGTGGCCGTCTCGACATCGTTTTCGGCGTGGAGCCAGGCTTTCATTCGCTGAACCTCGGCCTTACCGATCATTACTCAACACCCTTCGACGAAGAGGACCGGTTCTACAACCTGTTCAATCTCCCAATTGGACCAAATAATCTGATTAATTCAGCAAAACTACAGGTTGGCAGGCGTTACCGCCTCACCATGAAGTGGAACACAAACAACAGAGCTTGCGAATTATTGTTGGATGGTAAGAACATCGGCTCACTCTCTCAAACACGCGTTACACCGACAGGCATAAATTACCTGCGCCTTCGGTCAACAAGCAGTCAGCCCGATGCCGGCGGACTCCTCCTTTACGAGGTATCGGCAAACCTCTTGAGCGATTAA